One Flavobacteriales bacterium TMED191 genomic region harbors:
- a CDS encoding septum formation initiator family protein: MNRLKEVYNKTPEWMKSKYFLSGFVFCVWIAFFDTHSIKNQIKKSQHIKKIEQDINYYNKEIQTDLDIIKTLSQDTLSQELEKYFRQEMFLSKKNEEIFIIE; encoded by the coding sequence ATGAATCGACTTAAAGAAGTTTACAACAAAACACCTGAATGGATGAAAAGTAAATATTTTTTATCTGGATTCGTCTTCTGTGTATGGATAGCTTTTTTTGATACTCATTCTATCAAGAATCAAATAAAGAAATCACAACATATAAAAAAGATAGAGCAAGATATAAATTATTATAATAAAGAAATTCAAACTGACCTCGACATAATTAAAACATTATCTCAAGATACATTATCACAAGAACTCGAAAAATATTTTAGACAAGAAATGTTTTTATCAAAAAAAAATGAAGAAATTTTCATAATTGAATAG